The Oscillospiraceae bacterium genome includes a region encoding these proteins:
- the ruvX gene encoding Holliday junction resolvase RuvX, which produces MYPRTLAIDYGDRRIGLAVSDLLGITAQPIGYITVNGDRDALKQLVGYVNEYQIKKFVLGLPKNMDGSEGPRVEKTRDFAKKLSEDFPQIPIDFYDERMTTIVAQRALIGMNVRKKEGKKDMLSAAIILQGYIQSHPQG; this is translated from the coding sequence ATGTATCCGAGAACGTTAGCGATTGACTACGGTGACCGCAGAATCGGTCTTGCCGTTTCCGACCTGCTTGGCATCACCGCTCAACCCATTGGTTATATTACCGTGAATGGGGATCGGGATGCCCTAAAACAGTTGGTTGGGTATGTCAATGAATATCAGATAAAAAAATTCGTGCTGGGCCTTCCCAAAAACATGGATGGCAGTGAGGGTCCCCGTGTGGAAAAAACCCGTGACTTTGCCAAAAAACTTTCCGAAGATTTCCCCCAAATCCCCATTGATTTTTACGATGAGCGAATGACCACCATTGTGGCACAGCGGGCGTTAATCGGAATGAATGTGCGTAAAAAAGAAGGCAAAAAAGATATGCTTTCTGCGGCAATTATTCTGCAGGGATATATACAAAGCCATCCTCAAGGCTAA
- a CDS encoding DUF1292 domain-containing protein — translation MANNKNLNEQENIVTIPQEEEETIEQIVTLYDENGKPEDYELIDLFEFGDGVYGAFTPVLTAEEPDEVDVVMLKVTEDGNAFIEIEDATEEEAAFRELLRREDELLD, via the coding sequence ATGGCAAACAATAAAAACTTAAATGAACAGGAAAATATTGTGACAATTCCTCAGGAAGAGGAAGAAACCATCGAACAGATTGTTACCTTATACGATGAAAACGGTAAACCTGAAGACTATGAACTCATTGACTTATTTGAGTTTGGAGACGGTGTTTACGGTGCATTCACTCCCGTATTGACCGCAGAAGAACCTGATGAAGTGGATGTGGTAATGTTAAAAGTTACCGAAGACGGCAACGCTTTCATCGAAATTGAAGACGCTACCGAAGAAGAAGCGGCATTCCGTGAACTTCTTCGCCGTGAAGACGAATTATTAGACTAA
- a CDS encoding ATP-dependent Clp protease ATP-binding subunit: protein MVLCSKCKKNMAVVFVTKMENGKEVSEGLCFQCAKELGIKPFDKMLSQFGINEDDFMNMNEQLTEMMEQGAMFGDNMMMMPMDEMPEEAEIRPEDIGIKQKNKKQKNQKKTPLESYGTNLNDKARLGEIDAVIGRNAEINRVIHILNRRTKNNPVLLGEPGVGKTAIAEGLALKIVKGEVPHKLLNAQIFLVDFAGMIAGTQFRGQFEQRLKAVVTDAIERGNVILVIDEIHNIVAAGDANGAMNAANILKPYLAKGQLRMIGATTPEEYRKHIEKDSALERRFATVMVEEPDVYETIEILKGIRGYYEDYHKVTYSDEAIETAAVMADRYIFDRKLPDKAIDLMDESGAVKNVTNDSLVELEKLKAELASIVELKEASVENDSIDDYQKAADYKIKECQLRDRIAELEKGAYRAVTTEDIATVIENITRIPVRNITGIEAKNLIHLEEKLKLRIAGQEDGVNAVAAAVRRGRAGLSSKRKPTSFIFAGPTGVGKTELVKTLAYELFGSEESIIRFDMSEYMEKHTASKLIGSPPGYVGYDDAGLLTEKIRKKPYSIILFDEIEKAHPDVFNLLLQILDDGILTDSHGKTVRFYNAIIIMTTNAGSDYKAASLGFSEGNEGKAKDKVNKALREFFRPEFLNRVDKVVVFDPLGKEELRKITHIMLSDIKKNLRDKKLYVSFTDALVEYLIENGFDEKFGARPLRRLIEREVEDKIADLFISGELLAGETFTADYQNNEVTITK from the coding sequence ATGGTATTATGTTCAAAATGTAAAAAGAATATGGCAGTTGTGTTCGTCACAAAAATGGAAAACGGTAAGGAAGTTTCCGAAGGATTGTGCTTCCAGTGTGCCAAAGAGTTGGGAATTAAGCCCTTTGATAAGATGCTTTCCCAGTTTGGCATCAATGAAGATGATTTTATGAATATGAACGAACAGCTTACCGAAATGATGGAACAAGGCGCTATGTTCGGCGACAATATGATGATGATGCCCATGGATGAAATGCCTGAGGAGGCAGAAATCCGTCCGGAGGACATTGGCATCAAACAGAAAAACAAAAAACAGAAAAATCAAAAGAAAACTCCGTTGGAATCCTACGGCACCAACTTAAACGACAAGGCTCGTTTGGGCGAAATCGACGCGGTCATCGGCAGAAATGCAGAAATCAACCGCGTAATTCACATCTTAAACCGCCGTACCAAAAATAATCCGGTTCTTTTAGGGGAACCCGGTGTTGGGAAAACTGCCATTGCAGAAGGTCTGGCATTAAAGATTGTGAAAGGCGAAGTGCCTCACAAGCTGTTAAACGCTCAGATTTTCTTAGTGGATTTTGCGGGAATGATTGCAGGCACCCAGTTTCGGGGTCAGTTTGAGCAGCGCTTAAAAGCTGTGGTAACAGACGCCATCGAACGTGGCAACGTGATCTTGGTGATTGACGAAATTCACAACATCGTGGCGGCAGGTGATGCCAACGGCGCAATGAATGCGGCAAACATCTTAAAACCCTATCTGGCAAAAGGTCAGCTTCGCATGATTGGTGCCACCACCCCCGAAGAATACAGAAAGCATATCGAAAAGGATTCTGCCTTAGAACGCCGTTTTGCAACGGTTATGGTGGAAGAACCCGATGTGTATGAAACCATTGAAATCTTAAAAGGTATCCGTGGCTACTACGAAGATTATCACAAGGTAACCTATTCCGATGAAGCTATTGAAACCGCTGCTGTAATGGCAGACCGCTATATTTTCGATAGAAAACTGCCCGATAAAGCAATTGATTTGATGGACGAAAGCGGTGCGGTAAAAAATGTGACCAACGATTCTTTGGTGGAACTGGAAAAATTAAAGGCAGAACTTGCCTCCATCGTGGAATTAAAGGAAGCATCGGTGGAAAACGATTCCATCGACGATTATCAGAAGGCGGCAGACTATAAGATTAAAGAATGTCAGCTTCGTGACAGAATTGCTGAGCTGGAAAAAGGGGCATACCGTGCGGTAACCACCGAAGATATTGCCACCGTGATTGAAAATATCACAAGAATTCCCGTTCGCAATATCACAGGCATTGAAGCGAAAAATCTGATTCACTTAGAAGAGAAACTGAAACTCCGCATTGCAGGTCAGGAAGACGGGGTAAACGCCGTTGCCGCTGCAGTTCGCCGTGGCAGAGCAGGTCTTTCTTCCAAAAGAAAGCCCACCTCTTTCATTTTCGCAGGTCCTACGGGTGTGGGGAAAACCGAGCTGGTAAAAACCTTGGCGTATGAACTGTTTGGCAGTGAGGAAAGCATCATTCGTTTTGATATGAGTGAATATATGGAAAAGCACACCGCATCTAAGCTGATTGGTTCCCCTCCGGGATACGTTGGCTACGATGATGCAGGGCTTCTTACCGAAAAAATCAGAAAGAAACCCTATTCCATTATTCTCTTTGACGAAATTGAAAAAGCACATCCTGATGTGTTTAACCTGCTTCTGCAGATTTTAGATGACGGTATTTTAACCGATAGCCACGGCAAAACCGTGCGGTTCTATAATGCCATCATCATTATGACCACCAATGCAGGCAGTGACTATAAAGCCGCATCCTTAGGTTTTTCGGAAGGAAACGAAGGAAAAGCCAAAGATAAGGTGAATAAAGCACTTCGTGAATTTTTCCGTCCCGAGTTTTTAAACCGAGTGGATAAAGTTGTGGTGTTTGACCCGTTGGGCAAAGAAGAACTTCGCAAAATTACCCACATTATGCTCTCGGATATTAAAAAGAATCTCAGAGATAAAAAGCTTTATGTTTCCTTTACCGATGCGTTAGTGGAATACCTGATCGAAAACGGTTTTGATGAAAAATTCGGTGCAAGACCCCTTCGCCGCTTGATTGAACGTGAAGTGGAAGACAAGATTGCAGATCTTTTCATTTCGGGCGAATTGCTCGCCGGCGAAACCTTTACGGCAGATTATCAAAATAACGAAGTAACCATTACAAAATAA
- the carB gene encoding carbamoyl-phosphate synthase large subunit: protein MPLNKEIKKVLVIGSGPIVIGQAAEFDYAGTQACRALKEDGLEVVLVNSNPATIMTDSKMADKIYIEPLTLPVIKRIIEKEKPDSLLSTLGGQTGLTLSMQLAKEGFLDKHNVKLLGANPETIDKAEDRQMFKDMMEKINQPVIPSKVVNTLEDALDFAHSIGYPLIIRPAFTLGGTGGGIVNNEEEMIEITTNGLRLSPITQVLVEKCVSGWKEIEFEVIRDSKGNSITVCSMENLDPVGVHTGDSIVIAPAVSLSDYEYSMLRRAALDILNELKIEGGCNCQFALNPNSFEYAVIEVNPRVSRSSALASKATGYPIAKVAAKIAIGYQLDEILNAVTGKTYACFEPAIDYVVVKFPKFPFDKFVYAKRDLGTQMKATGEVMAIGATFEEAIMKAVRGAEISKDSMRHKDLVGLSDEVINEKLYQCNDERIFVVYEAITRGVSIDTIYDITKIDRWFLSKLYNLYKMECRLKEEPLTKELHLEAKKMGFLDKVIENLSNQKVPEKIYASYKMVDTCAGEFDAQTPYFYSSYEEANEAREFIDNNPTDKKTIIVFGSGPIRIGQGIEFDYASVHCVWALQEAGYEVVIVNNNPETVSTDFDTANRLYFEPLNPEDVMNVIHTEKPYGVVVAFGGGTAIKLTNFLQENGVRILGTSADSIDMAEDRERFDDLLERLNIKRPQGFTVLTEEEALETANRIGYPVLIRPSYVLGGQNMIIAWNDNDTKEYMKIILHGLDENPILIDKYLMGTEIEVDAISDGEDILIPGIMEHIERAGVHSGDSIAVYPAFNLDVPMIQKIIDATKKLAVALNTKGLVNIQYLVYDNELYVIEVNPRSSRTVPYISKVTKVPMIDLATRAMLGEKLKDMGYGTGLYRNSPYVAVKVPVFSFAKLLGVDIHLGPEMKSTGEVLGIGANLEEALYKGLIGAGYQLHKKGGVFISVRNSDKAEIYGVAKGFHDLGFTLYSTHGTAKVLSDAGLPVIPVDKIHENAENNTLTLIESGKVNFVVSTSAKGRLPERDSVKIRRKAVERSVPCFTSIDTANAVINSMKGKYSEQSIEIVDINNMREDKVTVEFTKMQSLGNDYIYFDCLDKQIDNPEALAIRLSDRHFGIGADGAVVIEASKIADAKMRIFNADGTEGRMGGNAIRCVGKYLYDKGIVPREDMEIETLSGVKKLKVYTMEGEVVAAQVDMGKAETKPELVPVVSDKEPVINEPISVADETFNVTCLAVGNPHAVVFTENLDTVNLEKIGPELEYHPMFPDRVNVEFVTVIDKNTLKMRVWERGIGETLACGTGACAAAVAAILNGHCEKDTDITVKLPGGDLKIRYTDSTIQMTGPAVKSFEGKVSF from the coding sequence ATGCCGTTAAATAAAGAAATCAAAAAAGTTTTAGTCATCGGTTCCGGCCCCATTGTCATTGGTCAGGCAGCAGAGTTTGACTATGCAGGCACCCAGGCTTGTCGTGCTTTAAAAGAAGACGGTCTGGAAGTTGTTTTGGTAAACTCCAACCCTGCAACCATTATGACCGACAGCAAAATGGCTGATAAAATCTACATTGAACCCTTAACTCTGCCCGTTATCAAAAGAATTATCGAAAAAGAAAAGCCGGATAGCTTACTCTCAACCTTAGGCGGTCAGACAGGCTTAACCCTGTCTATGCAGCTGGCAAAAGAAGGCTTTTTGGACAAGCATAACGTAAAATTATTGGGCGCAAATCCTGAAACCATCGACAAGGCAGAAGACCGTCAGATGTTTAAGGATATGATGGAAAAAATCAACCAGCCCGTTATCCCCTCCAAGGTTGTAAACACTTTGGAAGACGCCCTGGATTTTGCACATTCCATCGGCTATCCGTTGATTATCCGTCCCGCATTTACCTTAGGCGGTACCGGCGGCGGTATTGTAAATAACGAAGAAGAAATGATTGAGATTACCACCAACGGTCTGCGTCTTTCTCCCATTACTCAGGTTTTGGTGGAAAAATGTGTGTCCGGCTGGAAGGAAATCGAATTTGAAGTAATTCGTGACAGCAAAGGCAATTCCATCACCGTCTGCAGTATGGAAAACTTAGACCCTGTTGGTGTGCATACCGGTGACTCCATTGTTATCGCACCTGCGGTTTCTCTGTCTGACTACGAATATTCCATGTTAAGACGTGCAGCGCTTGACATTTTGAACGAATTAAAAATCGAAGGCGGTTGTAACTGTCAGTTCGCATTAAATCCCAACAGTTTTGAATATGCGGTTATCGAGGTAAACCCCAGAGTTTCCCGTTCTTCTGCACTTGCATCCAAAGCAACCGGTTATCCCATTGCAAAAGTTGCGGCAAAAATTGCAATCGGCTATCAGCTGGACGAAATTTTAAATGCAGTAACCGGCAAAACCTATGCTTGTTTTGAACCTGCCATTGACTATGTGGTAGTAAAATTCCCCAAATTCCCCTTCGATAAATTTGTGTATGCAAAACGTGATTTAGGCACTCAGATGAAGGCTACCGGGGAAGTTATGGCAATCGGTGCCACCTTTGAAGAAGCCATTATGAAAGCAGTCCGCGGAGCAGAAATTTCCAAGGATTCTATGCGCCATAAAGACTTGGTTGGCTTATCCGATGAGGTGATTAACGAAAAACTTTATCAGTGCAACGACGAAAGAATTTTCGTGGTGTATGAAGCTATCACCCGTGGCGTTTCTATCGACACCATCTATGATATCACCAAGATTGACCGTTGGTTCTTATCCAAGCTCTATAATCTTTACAAGATGGAATGTCGCTTGAAAGAAGAACCCTTAACCAAAGAACTTCACTTAGAAGCGAAGAAAATGGGCTTTTTGGACAAGGTGATTGAAAACTTATCCAATCAGAAAGTTCCTGAAAAAATCTATGCTTCCTATAAGATGGTAGACACCTGTGCAGGGGAATTTGATGCACAGACCCCCTACTTCTATTCTTCCTATGAAGAAGCCAACGAAGCAAGAGAATTTATTGATAACAATCCCACCGACAAAAAGACCATTATCGTATTCGGTTCCGGTCCGATCCGTATCGGTCAGGGGATTGAGTTTGACTATGCATCCGTACACTGTGTATGGGCGCTCCAGGAAGCAGGTTACGAAGTGGTTATCGTCAACAATAACCCCGAAACCGTTTCCACCGACTTTGACACTGCAAACCGTCTGTATTTTGAACCCTTAAACCCCGAAGACGTGATGAACGTGATTCACACCGAAAAACCCTACGGCGTGGTGGTTGCATTTGGTGGCGGTACTGCCATTAAACTGACCAACTTCCTCCAGGAAAACGGGGTAAGAATCTTGGGTACCAGTGCAGACAGCATTGATATGGCGGAAGACAGAGAACGTTTTGACGATTTACTTGAAAGACTCAACATCAAACGTCCTCAGGGCTTTACCGTGTTAACCGAAGAAGAAGCATTGGAAACTGCAAACCGTATCGGTTATCCCGTGCTGATTCGTCCGTCTTATGTATTGGGCGGTCAGAATATGATTATTGCTTGGAACGATAACGACACCAAGGAATATATGAAGATTATTTTGCACGGTCTGGACGAAAACCCCATTTTGATTGACAAATATTTAATGGGTACTGAAATTGAAGTTGACGCCATTTCCGACGGGGAAGACATTTTAATCCCCGGTATTATGGAACATATTGAACGTGCAGGGGTACACTCCGGTGACTCTATCGCCGTATATCCTGCGTTTAACTTAGATGTTCCCATGATTCAAAAAATCATTGATGCTACCAAGAAATTAGCCGTTGCCTTAAACACCAAAGGTCTGGTAAATATCCAGTATCTGGTGTATGATAACGAATTATATGTCATCGAAGTAAATCCCAGATCTTCCAGAACTGTTCCCTACATCAGCAAGGTAACCAAGGTGCCTATGATTGACTTGGCAACCCGTGCAATGTTGGGCGAAAAATTAAAAGATATGGGTTACGGCACCGGTCTTTACAGAAATTCTCCCTATGTGGCAGTCAAAGTGCCTGTGTTCTCCTTTGCCAAACTCTTAGGGGTAGACATTCACTTAGGGCCTGAAATGAAATCCACCGGGGAAGTTTTAGGTATCGGTGCAAACTTGGAAGAAGCCCTGTATAAAGGCTTAATCGGAGCCGGCTATCAGCTCCATAAAAAAGGCGGTGTGTTCATTTCCGTAAGAAATTCCGACAAAGCGGAAATTTACGGCGTGGCAAAAGGATTCCACGATTTAGGATTCACCTTATATTCCACTCACGGCACCGCAAAAGTGCTCTCCGATGCAGGTCTTCCTGTTATCCCCGTGGATAAAATTCACGAAAATGCAGAAAACAACACTCTAACCTTGATTGAAAGCGGTAAAGTAAACTTTGTAGTTTCCACTTCCGCAAAAGGTAGACTGCCCGAACGTGACAGCGTAAAAATCAGAAGAAAAGCGGTAGAAAGAAGCGTTCCCTGCTTCACCTCTATTGACACTGCAAACGCTGTTATCAACTCTATGAAAGGTAAATACTCTGAACAAAGCATCGAAATCGTGGATATCAACAATATGCGCGAAGATAAAGTGACTGTGGAATTTACCAAAATGCAGAGCTTGGGCAACGATTATATCTATTTTGATTGCTTAGACAAGCAGATTGATAACCCCGAAGCACTGGCAATCCGTCTTTCCGACCGTCACTTTGGCATCGGTGCAGACGGTGCGGTGGTCATTGAAGCTTCCAAAATTGCTGATGCGAAAATGAGAATCTTCAATGCAGATGGCACCGAGGGCAGAATGGGCGGAAACGCTATCCGTTGCGTGGGTAAATACCTGTATGACAAGGGCATTGTTCCCCGTGAAGATATGGAAATTGAAACCTTAAGCGGTGTGAAAAAGCTGAAGGTTTACACCATGGAGGGCGAAGTAGTTGCAGCACAGGTAGATATGGGCAAGGCAGAAACCAAACCCGAACTGGTTCCCGTGGTTTCCGACAAAGAACCGGTGATTAACGAACCCATCAGTGTTGCAGACGAAACCTTTAACGTAACCTGCTTAGCAGTTGGCAATCCTCACGCAGTAGTATTCACTGAAAACTTAGACACCGTAAACTTAGAAAAAATTGGTCCCGAACTGGAATATCATCCCATGTTCCCCGATCGGGTAAACGTGGAATTTGTTACTGTGATTGATAAAAACACCCTGAAAATGCGTGTTTGGGAACGTGGTATCGGCGAAACCTTAGCTTGCGGTACCGGTGCTTGCGCAGCAGCTGTTGCAGCAATCTTAAACGGTCACTGTGAAAAAGATACCGATATCACCGTGAAGCTCCCCGGCGGAGATTTAAAAATCCGTTACACAGATTCAACTATTCAAATGACTGGACCGGCGGTGAAATCCTTTGAAGGTAAAGTTTCTTTCTAA
- a CDS encoding carbamoyl phosphate synthase small subunit encodes MKEMYLILENKTVFRGKSFGAYREAVGELVFSTNMLGYMDTLTDPANFGQLVISTFPEMGCHGTIAEEMAGKKASCFGYIVKDWCQAPSNWRLEGDLDTFLKEKDIPGIYGIDTRKLTKMVRDAGTMNAKISFTPDFTDDIASYKIVDAVKSVSVSEKETIPAKEGKYNVVMWDFGCNNNMAKAFLDAGCDVTKVPYNTQAEEILALKPDGVILSGGPGDPTTLTDVITEIRQLKDIPTLGIGLGHQLLALSQGAKIEKLKFGHRGASVPVRNETTGKVYISSQNHSYQVVNDSVEAFGKVSYRNVNDGTVEGIDYANIPAFSVQFNIESFSEPMNPGFLVGRFTKMMEDRKDAVK; translated from the coding sequence ATGAAAGAGATGTACTTGATTCTGGAAAACAAAACAGTTTTTCGTGGAAAAAGCTTTGGCGCTTACCGTGAAGCGGTAGGCGAACTTGTGTTTTCCACCAATATGCTTGGTTATATGGATACTCTGACCGACCCTGCGAATTTCGGTCAGCTTGTGATTTCCACTTTCCCCGAAATGGGTTGTCACGGTACCATCGCAGAAGAAATGGCAGGCAAAAAAGCGTCTTGTTTTGGTTATATTGTGAAAGATTGGTGTCAGGCACCGTCCAACTGGCGTTTGGAGGGTGATCTTGACACTTTTTTAAAGGAAAAAGACATCCCCGGTATTTACGGCATTGATACCAGAAAGCTGACCAAAATGGTAAGAGACGCCGGCACTATGAACGCAAAAATTTCCTTTACCCCTGATTTTACTGACGATATTGCAAGTTATAAAATTGTGGATGCGGTAAAATCCGTATCCGTTTCCGAAAAGGAAACCATTCCTGCAAAAGAAGGCAAATACAATGTGGTCATGTGGGATTTTGGTTGCAACAACAATATGGCAAAAGCATTTTTAGATGCAGGCTGTGATGTGACCAAGGTTCCCTACAACACTCAGGCAGAAGAAATTCTCGCATTAAAGCCCGACGGTGTGATTTTATCCGGCGGACCCGGGGACCCCACTACCTTAACCGATGTGATTACCGAAATCCGTCAGTTAAAAGACATTCCCACTCTGGGAATTGGTTTGGGACACCAGCTGTTGGCGCTGTCTCAGGGTGCAAAAATTGAAAAACTGAAATTCGGCCACCGTGGTGCATCTGTTCCCGTTCGCAATGAAACCACCGGCAAGGTTTACATTTCCTCTCAGAATCACAGCTACCAGGTGGTAAACGATTCTGTGGAAGCTTTTGGTAAAGTTTCGTATCGTAATGTAAACGATGGCACGGTTGAGGGAATTGACTATGCCAACATTCCTGCATTTTCCGTGCAGTTTAACATTGAAAGCTTTTCCGAGCCCATGAATCCCGGATTTTTGGTGGGCAGATTTACAAAGATGATGGAGGATAGAAAAGATGCCGTTAAATAA
- a CDS encoding UMP kinase: MQPIYKRVLLKISGEALAGANGFGLDFNVISDIGKQVKKCVSMGVQVAIVVGGGNFWRGRTGENMDRTRADHMGMLATAINSLAIADSLEALGVQARVQTAIDMRQIAEPYIRGRAERHLDKGRVVIFGCGTGNPYFSTDTAAALRAAEISADVILLAKKVDAVYDSDPAKNPDAKKFDNISYIDVLNRGLGVMDSTATSLCMDNNIPIHVFGLQQPENIIKAITGETIGTLVK; the protein is encoded by the coding sequence ATGCAACCGATTTATAAAAGAGTATTGTTAAAAATTAGTGGCGAAGCGTTGGCAGGGGCTAACGGCTTTGGTTTAGACTTTAATGTGATTTCAGATATCGGAAAACAGGTAAAAAAATGTGTATCGATGGGCGTTCAGGTTGCTATCGTAGTAGGCGGCGGTAACTTCTGGAGAGGAAGAACCGGCGAAAATATGGACAGAACCCGTGCAGACCATATGGGTATGTTGGCAACTGCCATCAACTCTCTGGCAATTGCAGATTCCCTGGAAGCATTAGGCGTTCAGGCAAGAGTGCAGACTGCCATTGATATGCGTCAGATTGCAGAACCCTATATCCGTGGCAGAGCAGAACGTCATTTAGACAAAGGCAGAGTTGTAATTTTTGGTTGCGGAACCGGTAACCCCTACTTCTCCACCGACACTGCTGCAGCTCTTCGTGCTGCTGAAATCAGTGCAGACGTAATCCTGCTCGCGAAAAAAGTGGACGCTGTTTACGATTCCGACCCCGCAAAAAATCCCGATGCAAAAAAATTCGACAACATTTCCTACATCGATGTGTTAAACCGTGGTTTAGGTGTTATGGATTCCACCGCAACTTCTCTGTGTATGGATAATAACATTCCCATTCACGTGTTTGGATTGCAGCAGCCGGAAAATATTATTAAGGCCATCACCGGCGAAACTATCGGTACTCTGGTGAAATAG
- a CDS encoding elongation factor Ts: MVTPQMVKELREITGCGMMDCKKALSETNGDMDKAVEFLREKGLAAAAKKAGRIAAEGIVSDFTCDGVGVIIEVNSETDFVGKNADFQTFVKDLAEIVAKENPADVDALLKLAYKDSGMSVEEMLRDKILTIGENMTIRRFERYEGAVATYIHGGGRIGVMVQAENALDGDAYEAARDAAMQIAAINPTYLDKSTVPAEDVEKEKKILIEQIKNDPKSAGKPDQIIEKMVMGRISKFYTLNCLNQQEFVKDSDKTVEQYLASKGVKLVKFVRFEKGEGLEKKVDNFAEEVANMSK, translated from the coding sequence ATGGTTACACCTCAGATGGTTAAAGAATTAAGAGAAATCACCGGTTGCGGTATGATGGACTGTAAAAAAGCATTATCCGAAACCAATGGCGATATGGACAAAGCAGTTGAATTTTTAAGAGAAAAAGGTTTAGCAGCTGCTGCAAAAAAAGCAGGCAGAATTGCTGCGGAAGGTATCGTTTCCGATTTCACCTGCGATGGCGTTGGTGTTATCATCGAAGTTAACTCCGAAACCGACTTCGTTGGTAAAAATGCTGATTTCCAGACCTTCGTAAAAGATTTGGCTGAAATCGTTGCAAAAGAAAATCCCGCAGATGTTGACGCTTTATTAAAATTGGCTTACAAAGATTCCGGTATGAGCGTTGAAGAAATGTTAAGAGACAAAATCTTAACCATCGGCGAAAACATGACCATCAGAAGATTTGAAAGATACGAAGGTGCTGTTGCTACCTATATCCATGGCGGCGGCAGAATCGGTGTTATGGTTCAGGCTGAAAACGCTTTAGACGGCGACGCTTACGAAGCAGCTCGTGATGCAGCTATGCAGATTGCAGCTATCAACCCCACCTATTTAGATAAATCTACCGTTCCCGCAGAAGATGTGGAAAAAGAAAAGAAAATCTTAATCGAACAGATTAAAAACGATCCCAAATCTGCAGGGAAACCCGACCAGATTATCGAAAAAATGGTAATGGGCAGAATTTCTAAATTCTACACCTTAAACTGCTTAAACCAGCAGGAATTCGTGAAAGATTCCGACAAAACCGTGGAACAGTATTTAGCTTCCAAAGGCGTAAAACTGGTGAAATTTGTTCGTTTTGAAAAAGGCGAAGGCTTAGAAAAGAAAGTTGACAACTTTGCAGAAGAAGTTGCAAATATGTCTAAATAA
- the rpsB gene encoding 30S ribosomal protein S2 gives MSNVISMKQLLEAGVHFGHQTRRWNPKMAPYIFTERNGIYIIDLQKTLKKVEEAYYFVRDIAAQGGEILFVGTKKQAADAVKAEAERIGMYYVNARWLGGMLTNFKTIRKRIDRLFQLNKMEEDGTFDLLPKKEVIKLNLEREKLEKYLGGIKNMKKLPSVLFVVDPRKERNAILEAKKLHIPVVAIVDTNCDPDEVDYVIPGNDDAIRAVKLIAETMANAMIEGREGAAQAMEEETDEAAAE, from the coding sequence ATGAGCAACGTAATCTCCATGAAACAGTTATTGGAAGCCGGCGTTCACTTCGGTCATCAGACCAGAAGATGGAACCCCAAAATGGCTCCCTACATCTTCACCGAAAGAAACGGAATCTACATCATCGACCTGCAGAAAACTCTGAAAAAAGTAGAAGAAGCTTACTACTTTGTTAGAGATATCGCAGCTCAGGGCGGTGAAATCCTGTTTGTTGGTACCAAAAAACAGGCTGCAGACGCTGTAAAAGCAGAAGCTGAAAGAATTGGTATGTACTATGTAAACGCAAGATGGTTAGGCGGTATGTTAACCAACTTCAAAACCATCCGTAAAAGAATTGACAGACTCTTCCAGTTAAACAAAATGGAAGAAGACGGTACCTTTGATTTACTTCCCAAAAAAGAAGTTATCAAATTAAACTTAGAAAGAGAAAAATTAGAAAAATACCTGGGCGGTATCAAAAACATGAAAAAGCTCCCCAGCGTTCTGTTTGTTGTTGACCCCAGAAAAGAAAGAAATGCAATCTTAGAAGCTAAGAAACTGCATATCCCCGTTGTTGCAATCGTAGATACCAACTGTGATCCCGATGAAGTGGATTATGTAATCCCCGGTAACGACGATGCGATCCGCGCTGTTAAACTGATTGCTGAAACCATGGCAAACGCTATGATCGAAGGCAGAGAAGGCGCAGCTCAGGCAATGGAAGAAGAAACCGACGAAGCTGCAGCTGAATAA
- a CDS encoding IreB family regulatory phosphoprotein, which produces MTETRMVQIPKEEEKNIREILHSVYEALKEKGYNPINQMVGYVLSGDPTYITSHNGARAMIGKLERDDILEELFRFYLN; this is translated from the coding sequence ATGACCGAAACAAGAATGGTTCAGATTCCCAAAGAGGAAGAAAAAAACATCCGTGAAATTTTGCATTCCGTATACGAAGCTCTGAAGGAAAAGGGATATAACCCCATCAATCAGATGGTTGGTTATGTGCTTTCGGGGGACCCGACCTATATCACCAGCCACAACGGAGCAAGAGCTATGATCGGTAAACTGGAACGGGACGATATTTTAGAAGAGCTGTTCCGCTTCTATTTAAATTAA